From a region of the Pongo pygmaeus isolate AG05252 chromosome 5, NHGRI_mPonPyg2-v2.0_pri, whole genome shotgun sequence genome:
- the MTRF1L gene encoding peptide chain release factor 1-like, mitochondrial isoform X2, giving the protein MRSRVLWGAARWLWPRGTVGPARRSLSSGSPPLEELFARGGPLRTFLERQAGSEAHLKVRRPELLAVIKLLNEKEQELRETEHLLHDENEDLRKLAENEITLCQKEITQLKHQIILLLVPSEETDENDLILEVTAGVGGQEAMLFTSEIFDMYQQYAAFKRWHFETLEYFPSELGGLRQASASIGGSEAYRHMKFEGGVHRVQRVPKTEKQGRVHTSTMTVAILPQPTEINLVINPKDLRIDTKRASGAGGQHVNTTDSAVRIVHLPTGRRKRMRRERSIP; this is encoded by the exons ATGCGGTCCCGGGTTCTGTGGGGCGCTGCTCGGTGGCTGTGGCCCCGCGGGACCGTTGGCCCAGCCCGCCGGTCCCTGAGCTCCGGTAGCCCGCCGCTGGAGGAGCTGTTCGCTCGGGGCGGGCCCTTGCGGACCTTCCTCGAGCGCCAGGCGGGGTCTGAAGCCCATTTGAAGGTCAGGAGGCCTGAGTTGCTGGCGGTGATCAAACTGCTGAACGAGAAGGAGCAGGAACTGCGGGAGACTGAGCACTTGCTGCACG ATGAGAATGAGGATTTAAGGAAACTTGCAGAGAATGAAATAACTTTGTGTCAAAAAGAAATAACTCAGCTGAAGCATCAG attATCTTACTTTTGGTTCCCTCAGAAGAAACAGATGAAAATGATTTGATACTGGAAGTAACTGCAGGAGTTGGAGGTCAGGAGGCAATGTTGTTTACTTCAGAGATATTTGATATGTATCAGCAATATGCTGCATTTAAAAGATGGCATTTTGAAACCCTGGAATATTTTCCAAGTGAACTAG GTGGCCTTAGACAAGCATCTGCCAGCATTGGGGGTTCAGAAGCCTATAGGCACATGAAATTTGAAGGAGGTGTTCACAGAGTACAAAGAGTACCAAAGACAGAAAAGCAAGGCCGCGTCCATACTAGCACCATGACTGTAGCAATACTACCCCAGCCTACTGAG ATTAATCTGGTGATTAATCCGAAAGATTTGAGAATTGACACTAAGCGAGCCAGTGGAGCTGGGGGACAGCATGTAAATACCACAGACAGTGCTGTCCGGATAGTTCATCTTCCAACAG
- the MTRF1L gene encoding peptide chain release factor 1-like, mitochondrial isoform X3: MRSRVLWGAARWLWPRGTVGPARRSLSSGSPPLEELFARGGPLRTFLERQAGSEAHLKVRRPELLAVIKLLNEKEQELRETEHLLHDENEDLRKLAENEITLCQKEITQLKHQIILLLVPSEETDENDLILEVTAGVGGQEAMLFTSEIFDMYQQYAAFKRWHFETLEYFPSELGGLRQASASIGGSEAYRHMKFEGGVHRVQRVPKTEKQGRVHTSTMTVAILPQPTEINLVINPKDLRIDTKRASGAGGQHVNTTDSAVRIVHLPTDWK; this comes from the exons ATGCGGTCCCGGGTTCTGTGGGGCGCTGCTCGGTGGCTGTGGCCCCGCGGGACCGTTGGCCCAGCCCGCCGGTCCCTGAGCTCCGGTAGCCCGCCGCTGGAGGAGCTGTTCGCTCGGGGCGGGCCCTTGCGGACCTTCCTCGAGCGCCAGGCGGGGTCTGAAGCCCATTTGAAGGTCAGGAGGCCTGAGTTGCTGGCGGTGATCAAACTGCTGAACGAGAAGGAGCAGGAACTGCGGGAGACTGAGCACTTGCTGCACG ATGAGAATGAGGATTTAAGGAAACTTGCAGAGAATGAAATAACTTTGTGTCAAAAAGAAATAACTCAGCTGAAGCATCAG attATCTTACTTTTGGTTCCCTCAGAAGAAACAGATGAAAATGATTTGATACTGGAAGTAACTGCAGGAGTTGGAGGTCAGGAGGCAATGTTGTTTACTTCAGAGATATTTGATATGTATCAGCAATATGCTGCATTTAAAAGATGGCATTTTGAAACCCTGGAATATTTTCCAAGTGAACTAG GTGGCCTTAGACAAGCATCTGCCAGCATTGGGGGTTCAGAAGCCTATAGGCACATGAAATTTGAAGGAGGTGTTCACAGAGTACAAAGAGTACCAAAGACAGAAAAGCAAGGCCGCGTCCATACTAGCACCATGACTGTAGCAATACTACCCCAGCCTACTGAG ATTAATCTGGTGATTAATCCGAAAGATTTGAGAATTGACACTAAGCGAGCCAGTGGAGCTGGGGGACAGCATGTAAATACCACAGACAGTGCTGTCCGGATAGTTCATCTTCCAACAG